AGTTGGACAAGAAAAGCACAGCTTCCAAATAATGGAGCCTGGTATAGTGGAGCCACTGGAATGGGAAATTACGTATATCGAATTGCTGGTGGAGGAAGTAGCATCCACTTAACTCGCGATCATTTTGATCGATATAACATTACAACTGACAGTTGGGATGTATTAACTGCTTTCAGAACGCCAATTCATGCCCCAAAAGCTGTAAATTATAAAGGAAATATCATTTTGATTGGAGGTTACTCAAATGGCTATATCGATTCTATGTTTTCATATGATGTTGTAGCAGACGAATGGTCTGCAATGGACTTAAGTCTTCCAGACGCTCGTTCCTATCATAGTGCAGCAGTTATTGATGAGTGCATTTATGTGTATGGTGGGCATAATGATGCTTTAAAAGGAACTTTAATTCGTCATTGTGATCCTAATCTTGGTATTGAAGAAAAGCTATCATCAAATCTACATATTGATATTTATCCAAATCCAATAAAAGAAGTTCTTAGTTTAACAATCAATTCAATTAGTTCCTCAGAAGCAAGTATAATTATTACGAATATGATTGGTGATATCTGTTTCTCAGAAAGAATTACCATAAAAGCAGGCAATAATAATCAAAGAATAAGACTTTCTGAACTACCAAGTGGCATTTACATGGTAAGTGTTATTGTTGTTGGGCAAATTGTGAATTCCTTATTTGTTAAGTATTAGTTTGAATTAGGATAAAAGACAAATTGTTTTTCAAAAAACTACATTGTAAAGTACCCTGAAATATGGATTAGCCAAAATCTATAACTGATAGCTAATCATTTTCTTCATTTATGGTTTCCCTTGTAAGTGTTATTTTGGGGCACAATTTCTTCGAACAAAAAAGCAAATTGATATGAAAAACTTTTGAAACGTTTAAGCTGTTTATATGCCGTTATTTATAATTGGTCTATTTTAGATTATAATGTGTAAATTCGCATTTGATTATATATCAATTTGTTATATAATAAGAACTCTCTAAAACAGAAAAATGAGCATAGAAACAAACAACGATTGTACTATAACTGGTTCCAAAAATTGGTTATTAACACTAAACACAAGTCAAGATGCTGCAACATGTAATGCTGCAGATTCAAATCCTGATCAAAAATGGAAACTGCAAGCTTCAGGCATCGTAAATCAATATACTATAAGCATCCCAAAATCAGATGGCACTTTGCTTTATCTTTCAAACAACGATGAAAGAGTTTCCTCATCTCCATATAATTGGATTGTGGAAGCATCAGGTTCAAATTATACTATAACAGAAAGTGATGGAGGTGGTAAGTGTCTAACAGAAGGCCCTGTTGAAAATGAAAAACCTAAACTTGACAATAAGAATAATAGCGATGATCAAAAATGGACATTTGTTTTTAGTCATAGCATTCCCAACTTCTAATTATTGAATCAAATTAAGCAATACATGCTGAAGTAACAAAAAGAGATAGTATTGTGCTTAAGAATCAAGGATAAAATTAGAACCACTAGCCTGACAATTACTCAGGCAAGTGGTTCTAATACTAAATTCAATTTTAATCATATGAAGTTAATTTCTGCATTTCTTTTAACTTATTTACTCTTTTTTGCCTCGTCTTCATTATACCCTCAGTCCAATTCTGGTAAAATTAATCAACCAATTACTCTTGAATACCTTGAAAACGTACAGAATATTAATAGCCTTGATGGCTTGCATCTGAGTGATTCTTTTTCACTTTTATACGAAACACAAAACAACATATGCAAAAGTCTACGATCTACAATACTCAAGGCTCGATTTCTGAATTCACTTGGACAATATGACAAAAGTTTGCAATTATGCCTGAATGCTTTAAACAACTTTAGTTCTGCATGTGATAGCAATCGTTATATTAAAATTCATCATTTATTAAGTACTGTTTATCTGAACTTAAAAGAATACAAAACAGCTGATTCCATATGTCAAAAAGCACTTAGCAACTATAATGTAAGCTGGGCATTAGCCGATACCAAATGCAAATTATTCATCAATGCTGGAATTGCAAATTCGTATTTAGGCAAAATAGAAGAGGCATTTTACTATTTTAAAAAAGCTATGGAAATAGCTGAACAAAATAATCTATCTGAAATACAGGAACTTTCATATAGTAGTTTGGGCACCTTGTATGCAATGACAGGCCAGATGGATAGTGCTGCATATTTCATTCAGAAAACAATTCCTTTAGCAATGGCAAATCGCCATTTCCAAATGCTTGGTGAATTGTATAATAATCTGGCAGGTTTACTTGAAGATAAAACCATGGCATTAACCTATATGGATTCTGCAATATATTATGCCAACAAGTTTAAGGATTTGAATCATGTTATTAATTATTATGGAAACAAGGCTTTAGCACTCAAAAGATTGAATCGATTTGAAGAAGGATATGAAGCACTTTACAACGTATCATTATGGAAAGACAGTCTATTTGCCAAAGAGAAGGTTTTAGCATTTACAGAGTTCCAGGAAAGTTTTAAAGCTGAAAAAAAAGCGCGCCAAATACAAGAGCTTCAGTTGGACAAGCTTAACCTTGAAATCCAACAGGTTAAAGAACATAAAAGAACTAAGATTTTGCAATTAAGTATATTGTTTGTTTTAATCCTATCAATTGGCTTATACAGTCGACTGGATTTTATAAGACGATCAAGAAAAATACTTCAAATCGAAAAAGACAGATCAGAAGAGTTGTTATTGAATATATTGCCCAGCGATGTTGCGGAAGAATTAAAAACCAAAGGCTATGCAGATGCAAAAGAGTTTGAAAAAGCTACTATATTGTTTACTGATTTCAAAGGTTTTACATCAATAAGCGAAAAAATGACTGCTTCTTCTTTGGTTAATGAAATCAATAGCTGTTTTAAAGTATTCGATGGCATCATGGAAAAATACAAAATTGAAAAGATCAAAACAATTGGAGATGCATATATGGCAGCTGGGGGCATGCAAGACCTTTCCATGAATTCCGTTAAAAACACAGTATTGGCGGCACTTGAAATGCAAGAATTCATTACCAGTAGAAAATTGGAGAGAGAGGCATTAGGAGAACAGGCGTTTCAAATGCGTGTAGGAATTCATACGGGGCCTGTAGTAGCTGGAATAGTTGGGGTGAAAAAATTCCAATACGACATATGGGGCGATACTGTAAATACAGCATCCCGAATGGAAAGTAATGGCGAAGCAGGTAAAGTAAACATCAGCCAGACAAGCTATGAATTACTGAAAGACTTG
This is a stretch of genomic DNA from Bacteroidota bacterium. It encodes these proteins:
- a CDS encoding T9SS type A sorting domain-containing protein, with the protein product MKKLILIFLVYLLCSPHSFSQQWEDLATLSNPANLPQMTAANGKIYVVSGIASGENPAIQEYDPTTDTWTAKAVIPKGCYWSSAISVAGKIYVMGGGHPYPGQKYNFIYDPVADTWTQGAELIDGRMYHSAASANGKIYLMGGQNGDNKTEWYFDEYDPVTDSWTRKAQLPNNGAWYSGATGMGNYVYRIAGGGSSIHLTRDHFDRYNITTDSWDVLTAFRTPIHAPKAVNYKGNIILIGGYSNGYIDSMFSYDVVADEWSAMDLSLPDARSYHSAAVIDECIYVYGGHNDALKGTLIRHCDPNLGIEEKLSSNLHIDIYPNPIKEVLSLTINSISSSEASIIITNMIGDICFSERITIKAGNNNQRIRLSELPSGIYMVSVIVVGQIVNSLFVKY